The window ATCACAGAAGAAGAAGAAGCAAAAAGCGAAGAATTTTTAAAGATTTTTACTGGAAATGATGTTTTACCAAATACAAAACCCTATGCGATGTGTTATGGCGGACATCAATTTGGAAATTGGGCAGGACAATTAGGTGACGGTCGCGCTATTAATTTAACCGAAGTTGCACATAACAACAAACATTGGGCAATCCAATTAAAAGGCGCTGGAGCAACACCATATTCGCGTACTGCAGATGGCTTGGCGGTTTTGCGTTCTTCCGTTCGGGAGTATTTATGCAGCGAAGCCATGTACCATTTAGGCGTGCCAACCACCAGAGCTTTATCTTTAAGTTTATCTGGCGATCAGGTATTGCGAGATATGTTATATGATGGTAATGCTGCTTATGAAAAAGGTGCTATTGTTTCGCGTATTGCTCCTAGTTTTTTACGCTTCGGAAGCTATCAAATTTTAGCAGCAAGACAAGATACCAAGACCTTAAAAACACTTGTAGATTATACTATAAAACATCATTTTTCGCATTTAGGGGAACCAAGTAAAGAAACGTATTTAGCGTTTTTTGAAACGGTTCTAAACGATACTATAAAAATGATTATTCATTGGCAACGTGTTGGTTTTGTACATGGTGTAATGAACACCGATAATATGTCTATTTTAGGATTAACCATCGATTACGGACCATATGGCTGGCTAGAAGGTTATGATGCCAATTGGACGCCAAATACTACAGACAACCAACATAAACGCTATCGTTTTGGTGCGCAGTTAGAAATTGGTCTTTGGAATTTATTTCAACTAGCAAATGCGCTGTATCCTTTAATTGGTGAAGCGGAAGGTTTAGAAAATATTTTAAATCA is drawn from Lacinutrix sp. WUR7 and contains these coding sequences:
- a CDS encoding YdiU family protein; its protein translation is MKLNIQDRFNTELPADSILENTRRQVENACFSYVTPTKTANPELVHVSPEMLSELGITEEEEAKSEEFLKIFTGNDVLPNTKPYAMCYGGHQFGNWAGQLGDGRAINLTEVAHNNKHWAIQLKGAGATPYSRTADGLAVLRSSVREYLCSEAMYHLGVPTTRALSLSLSGDQVLRDMLYDGNAAYEKGAIVSRIAPSFLRFGSYQILAARQDTKTLKTLVDYTIKHHFSHLGEPSKETYLAFFETVLNDTIKMIIHWQRVGFVHGVMNTDNMSILGLTIDYGPYGWLEGYDANWTPNTTDNQHKRYRFGAQLEIGLWNLFQLANALYPLIGEAEGLENILNQYNEKAAEQYVAMMQSKLGLFLESENDVSLIFSLDEILQLTETDMTIFFRNLSAFSAKNPSEGLQIIQDAFYTPNEISEVIKEKWNTWFTDYANRLQKESISAEARKEKMNQVNPKYVLRNYMSQLAIDDANKGDYKLIDTLFQLLKKPYEEQPENEKWFAKRPDWARNKVGCSMLSCSS